Proteins from a single region of Sediminitomix flava:
- a CDS encoding tetratricopeptide repeat protein — translation MTDLTNKGRFTLAKNIFTAFFPNWTIALLALALGLRFVNIHPNYIVLSDFIISVLLFVWSMGLVTIPIHELGHLLMAKLVKGKPLRIQLGRGQTLFKGQILGVKVSLKHKIDSGLAFASFSNISHLRLRLAVYILGGVFFNLALAGCIYYFKGFDWDRLIGKEGIDLLMILMTANALRGAMNLIPFTTYAMDSVHGSDGYQLLSLPFRKKEDLEIYNYSDKLLDAAEFAEEGKYDQALSIYLEYLERFPNENLLKYGISHFYLKLGELDKSLELLLELEELLKTDKKVKRAEAILYNALAWTYLLKNELEKAEEYSKKAILIAPKSDAIRGTRAAVLVELERIEGKHILQDLIDLKYVNDAMLINATYLAYAFYLQEKPEKMNKYLEYVGEHQQHFHLDGRMLYERILERIGEKEKLTV, via the coding sequence ATGACCGACTTAACAAACAAAGGTAGATTTACACTCGCTAAAAATATTTTTACAGCCTTTTTCCCAAATTGGACTATCGCACTTCTCGCTCTCGCTTTAGGGTTAAGGTTCGTCAATATACATCCAAACTATATAGTCTTATCAGATTTCATTATTTCTGTACTCCTTTTTGTATGGAGTATGGGGCTAGTCACAATTCCAATTCATGAATTAGGCCATTTATTGATGGCAAAGCTAGTGAAAGGCAAACCACTTAGAATACAATTAGGAAGAGGACAAACACTTTTTAAGGGACAAATACTAGGGGTAAAAGTTTCTTTGAAACATAAAATAGACTCAGGTTTGGCGTTTGCTTCTTTCTCAAATATTTCTCATTTACGCTTACGTCTTGCAGTGTATATTTTAGGAGGAGTTTTTTTTAACCTCGCCCTTGCAGGATGTATTTATTACTTTAAAGGATTTGATTGGGATCGTCTCATTGGAAAGGAGGGAATTGATTTACTCATGATTTTAATGACAGCGAATGCACTAAGAGGAGCAATGAACCTTATTCCTTTTACTACTTATGCTATGGACTCGGTTCACGGTTCTGATGGGTATCAATTACTGAGTTTACCTTTCCGCAAAAAAGAAGACCTTGAAATCTATAATTATAGTGATAAGTTGCTGGATGCAGCTGAATTTGCAGAAGAAGGTAAATATGACCAAGCTTTAAGCATATATTTAGAATACCTTGAACGCTTTCCAAATGAAAACCTCTTGAAATACGGTATCAGTCACTTTTATCTTAAGTTGGGAGAGTTAGATAAAAGCTTAGAATTATTACTAGAGTTAGAGGAATTACTTAAAACAGATAAGAAAGTAAAAAGAGCAGAAGCGATATTGTATAATGCTTTAGCTTGGACTTATTTACTAAAAAATGAGTTGGAGAAAGCAGAAGAATATTCTAAAAAAGCCATACTTATTGCACCAAAGTCCGACGCCATTCGTGGAACAAGAGCTGCAGTTCTTGTTGAATTAGAAAGAATAGAGGGGAAACATATTCTTCAAGATCTGATTGATTTGAAGTATGTGAATGATGCTATGTTAATCAATGCGACTTATCTAGCTTATGCATTCTATCTACAAGAGAAGCCTGAAAAAATGAATAAATACCTTGAATATGTAGGTGAGCATCAGCAACATTTCCATTTAGATGGTCGAATGTTGTATGAAAGAATATTAGAGCGAATCGGAGAAAAAGAAAAGTTGACTGTTTAA
- a CDS encoding succinate dehydrogenase/fumarate reductase iron-sulfur subunit: MKLTLKIWRQANANVKGEFKTYELSDISPDMSFLEMLDVLNEDVLRKGEDPVHFDHDCREGICGMCSLYINGRPHGPKHGITTCQLHMRSFKDGDTIVIEPWRAAAFPVMKDLMVDRTAFERIMQAGGYVSVNTGGIPDANALPIAKEIADEAMDAAQCIGCGACVAACKNASAMLFMSAKVSQLALLPQGHAERKARVEAMLSQHDEEGFGACTNTGACEAECPKEISITHIARLNREYLGASASSNNA; the protein is encoded by the coding sequence ATGAAATTAACTTTGAAAATTTGGCGTCAAGCGAACGCTAATGTCAAAGGAGAATTCAAAACATACGAGTTGTCTGATATCTCTCCAGACATGTCATTCCTTGAGATGTTGGACGTTTTGAACGAAGATGTTCTTCGTAAGGGTGAAGACCCTGTACACTTTGACCATGACTGCCGTGAAGGTATCTGTGGTATGTGTTCTCTTTACATCAACGGTCGTCCTCACGGACCAAAGCATGGTATCACAACTTGTCAGTTGCACATGCGTTCGTTCAAAGATGGCGATACTATCGTAATCGAGCCTTGGAGAGCTGCAGCTTTCCCTGTAATGAAAGACTTGATGGTAGATAGAACTGCTTTTGAAAGAATCATGCAAGCAGGTGGATACGTATCAGTAAACACTGGTGGTATTCCTGATGCAAACGCACTTCCAATTGCTAAAGAAATTGCTGATGAGGCAATGGATGCAGCTCAGTGTATTGGTTGTGGAGCTTGTGTAGCAGCTTGTAAGAATGCTTCTGCAATGCTGTTCATGTCTGCAAAAGTATCTCAGTTGGCATTATTACCTCAAGGTCATGCAGAAAGAAAGGCACGTGTTGAAGCGATGCTTTCTCAACATGACGAAGAAGGTTTCGGTGCTTGTACTAACACAGGTGCTTGTGAGGCTGAATGTCCGAAAGAGATTTCTATCACTCACATCGCTCGTCTGAATCGCGAGTACTTGGGTGCTTCAGCTAGCTCAAACAACGCTTAA
- a CDS encoding penicillin acylase family protein: protein MMKQITFLISSLISITLICALDSRIKVSHNDKTIFIPPLAKFFDPFHGFWQNAEPIQQVPSLPEQIEGIQDQVEVSFDTLMIPHVYAKNNHDLYFLQGYLTAKDRLWQMEILTAIAAGRLSEIIGKKGLENDIEHRRKALKKAAVTFIDEADKTPGMSEIFSAYTEGVNAYINSLSYKDYPIEYKLLNYQPEEWSALKCGLLIKSVANELSGFNSDIEFTNALFLFGKETFNQMYPELIEEYHEPIVSAYQSFTPLEVGKPHPSGFISSTVNKTFAYEPHPDNGSNNWAVSGAKTRSGNPILSNDPHLTLMLPSVWYAIHLQSDDMNVQGATIPGFPCIGVGFNEDIAWGVTNARRDVMDWYSVKFKDNKKDEYLLDGKWMPVQKEVEKIFIRDQGVYTDTVLYTQWGPVVYSDQFEGENHYYALKWVAHEPSTELEAFYKVNKARNKAEFEEAVQKYSCPAQNFVFASNQGDIGIRVQGRFPLKWKEQGKFIMDGSLKEMEWNGYIPTQHNVEVFNPEKGYVSSANQYPVPADYPYYVFDPKYEYYRNRRINSLLESMNDITVEDMEEMLNDNYNMIAAENLCFLLDEVRMLEMSKEESAAFELLSAWDYNYHQDLLAPVYFEQWSHDLSEILWDELVETNLPTRLPTDIVTFNLLRNNPEFELIDVKTTTEKETVNQLILKSFQSSVKKVKEWKEQKDHKDWADFRNTDLQHLFNLNPFNIPIKNGGNHHIVNATTNEHGPSWRMVVELTKDGPHAKMVYPGGQSGNPGSPYYSSMVKNWEDCELYEMKLLPKGSKDAFVANTNIIQPKK, encoded by the coding sequence ATGATGAAACAAATTACCTTTCTAATAAGCAGTCTTATCAGTATAACTTTGATCTGTGCTTTGGATAGCCGCATCAAAGTTTCTCATAATGACAAAACGATATTTATTCCTCCCCTTGCTAAATTCTTTGACCCTTTTCATGGTTTTTGGCAAAATGCAGAACCAATTCAACAAGTGCCAAGCCTCCCAGAACAAATTGAAGGTATTCAAGATCAAGTAGAAGTAAGTTTTGATACTCTCATGATTCCACATGTTTATGCTAAGAATAACCATGACTTGTATTTCCTTCAAGGTTATCTGACTGCAAAAGATCGACTTTGGCAAATGGAAATTCTGACAGCAATTGCTGCTGGAAGGCTTTCAGAAATTATAGGAAAAAAAGGCTTAGAAAATGATATTGAGCACCGACGTAAAGCCCTTAAAAAAGCAGCAGTGACTTTCATAGACGAGGCAGACAAAACACCTGGTATGTCAGAAATATTCTCAGCATATACAGAAGGTGTCAATGCCTATATCAATTCTCTTTCTTATAAAGATTACCCAATAGAATACAAGCTTTTAAACTACCAACCCGAAGAATGGTCTGCATTGAAATGTGGTTTACTAATCAAATCTGTAGCCAATGAACTGAGCGGATTTAATTCTGATATAGAATTCACAAATGCTCTTTTTCTTTTTGGGAAAGAAACATTCAATCAGATGTATCCCGAATTGATAGAGGAATACCATGAACCTATCGTTTCGGCATACCAATCTTTTACACCTTTGGAGGTTGGCAAACCACACCCTTCAGGATTTATTTCTTCAACAGTAAATAAAACGTTTGCTTATGAACCCCACCCAGACAATGGCAGTAATAACTGGGCAGTGAGTGGGGCAAAAACCAGAAGTGGAAACCCAATCTTGAGTAATGACCCTCATTTGACACTTATGCTCCCATCTGTTTGGTATGCCATTCATCTTCAATCTGATGATATGAATGTACAAGGAGCTACAATTCCAGGATTTCCTTGTATTGGTGTTGGTTTCAATGAAGATATCGCATGGGGTGTCACCAATGCCCGTAGAGATGTCATGGATTGGTACTCTGTCAAGTTCAAAGACAATAAAAAAGATGAATACTTACTGGATGGTAAATGGATGCCTGTTCAAAAAGAGGTTGAGAAAATATTTATCAGAGACCAAGGAGTTTATACAGACACTGTCCTATACACACAATGGGGACCTGTAGTTTATAGTGATCAGTTTGAAGGTGAAAACCATTACTATGCCTTAAAATGGGTTGCTCATGAACCTTCTACAGAGCTAGAAGCATTCTACAAAGTCAATAAAGCTAGAAACAAAGCAGAGTTTGAAGAAGCTGTACAAAAATACAGTTGCCCTGCTCAAAATTTTGTTTTTGCGAGCAATCAAGGAGATATCGGTATTCGAGTACAAGGCCGCTTTCCATTGAAATGGAAAGAGCAAGGAAAGTTCATTATGGATGGAAGCTTAAAAGAAATGGAGTGGAATGGTTACATACCAACACAACACAATGTAGAAGTGTTCAATCCTGAAAAAGGTTATGTTAGCTCGGCTAATCAGTATCCTGTACCTGCAGATTATCCATACTATGTTTTCGATCCTAAGTATGAATATTATCGAAATCGACGTATTAATTCCCTATTGGAAAGCATGAATGATATCACGGTTGAAGATATGGAAGAAATGCTCAATGATAACTACAATATGATTGCGGCAGAGAATCTTTGTTTTCTTCTTGATGAAGTAAGAATGCTAGAAATGAGTAAAGAAGAAAGCGCGGCCTTCGAGCTTCTTTCTGCTTGGGATTATAATTATCATCAAGACTTACTGGCTCCTGTCTACTTTGAACAATGGTCGCATGATCTTTCTGAAATTCTTTGGGATGAATTAGTTGAAACAAATCTCCCAACTCGACTTCCGACAGATATTGTCACATTTAATCTCTTAAGAAACAACCCTGAATTTGAACTGATTGATGTAAAAACTACAACAGAAAAAGAAACTGTAAATCAATTGATCTTAAAGTCTTTTCAATCTTCTGTCAAAAAGGTAAAAGAATGGAAAGAACAAAAAGATCATAAAGATTGGGCTGATTTCAGAAATACCGATTTACAACATCTTTTCAACCTAAACCCATTCAATATCCCTATCAAAAATGGAGGAAATCATCATATCGTAAATGCCACAACTAATGAGCACGGTCCTTCATGGAGAATGGTCGTTGAATTGACCAAAGACGGTCCACATGCAAAAATGGTTTATCCAGGGGGGCAGTCAGGAAATCCAGGCAGTCCATATTATTCAAGTATGGTCAAAAACTGGGAAGACTGCGAATTATACGAAATGAAATTACTCCCTAAAGGTTCTAAGGATGCATTTGTAGCTAACACCAATATCATTCAACCCAAAAAATAG
- the rsgA gene encoding ribosome small subunit-dependent GTPase A, which produces MYTLTQLGWNNHFQKEWDALSLTDFIPARIITENKTQYKLISETGIFEANLMGKLLYGSEAEDLPKVGDWVAFQAMDDQNGFIFETLPRQNSLARKKAGQEQSAQIIASNIDKAFLVQSLDHNFNIRRLERYLVQVYEFDIQPIIILNKSDLCDDLVEKIMEIEAIAPSVKIYPCSVHDETGMEDIKTEVKEGESIIFLGSSGVGKSSIINYMMGETHFKTSEISDAVNKGKHTTTHRELIVLPEGGILIDNPGTREFGLTDVKKGLEMTFEEIQVLAEGCRFKGCTHQHEPDCKVQEALAEGTLSEDRFQSYLKLQRESANYQMSNYERRKKDKSLGKMYKSIQNGSRKLKNK; this is translated from the coding sequence ATGTATACTTTAACTCAATTGGGTTGGAACAATCATTTTCAAAAGGAATGGGACGCTTTGTCATTGACTGATTTTATTCCTGCGAGAATTATTACAGAAAATAAGACACAATACAAGCTTATTTCTGAAACTGGAATATTTGAAGCGAACCTTATGGGGAAATTACTATATGGTTCTGAAGCTGAAGATTTACCCAAAGTAGGCGACTGGGTAGCATTTCAAGCTATGGACGATCAAAACGGTTTTATTTTCGAAACTCTTCCTCGTCAGAATTCATTAGCTCGGAAAAAAGCAGGACAAGAACAATCTGCTCAAATTATAGCCTCAAATATCGATAAAGCATTCTTAGTACAATCTCTTGATCATAATTTCAATATCAGAAGGCTCGAACGCTACTTGGTTCAAGTGTATGAATTCGATATTCAACCAATCATCATTCTCAACAAATCAGATTTATGTGATGATTTAGTAGAGAAAATAATGGAAATTGAAGCTATTGCTCCTTCAGTAAAAATCTATCCTTGTTCTGTGCATGATGAAACAGGTATGGAGGATATCAAAACTGAAGTAAAAGAAGGCGAAAGCATTATTTTCTTAGGTTCTTCTGGGGTTGGAAAATCATCGATTATTAATTACATGATGGGAGAAACCCATTTCAAAACTTCTGAAATCAGTGATGCCGTCAACAAAGGGAAGCATACAACCACGCACAGGGAATTGATTGTTTTACCCGAAGGAGGGATTTTGATTGATAATCCTGGAACAAGGGAGTTTGGACTGACCGATGTCAAGAAAGGTTTGGAAATGACTTTTGAAGAAATTCAAGTTTTGGCAGAAGGCTGCCGATTCAAAGGATGTACTCATCAGCACGAACCAGATTGTAAAGTGCAAGAAGCTTTAGCCGAAGGTACACTCTCAGAAGACCGCTTTCAAAGTTATTTGAAACTTCAGCGTGAAAGTGCAAACTATCAAATGAGTAATTATGAGCGACGCAAGAAGGACAAGAGCCTGGGCAAGATGTATAAATCGATTCAAAACGGTTCTAGAAAATTAAAGAATAAATAG
- a CDS encoding SRPBCC family protein codes for MKVIDQAIVVEQEFNCSKEKLWKTITDLTQMRQWFFPNIPAFEAKKGFQTQFTVQAETRSFIHLWEILEVITEQKIVYNWKYEEYQGSATVCFDLIEKENQSILRLTNTVLEDFDDRIPEFRRESCLEGWKYFIQQSLPSFLDQ; via the coding sequence ATGAAAGTAATAGATCAAGCAATTGTAGTAGAGCAAGAGTTTAATTGCTCAAAAGAAAAGCTTTGGAAAACAATCACAGACTTAACACAGATGAGACAATGGTTTTTTCCAAACATTCCAGCATTTGAAGCAAAGAAAGGTTTTCAAACGCAATTTACTGTACAGGCTGAAACGAGAAGTTTTATACACTTGTGGGAGATTTTGGAAGTGATAACCGAACAAAAAATCGTTTACAATTGGAAATATGAAGAGTATCAAGGATCTGCAACAGTTTGTTTTGATTTGATTGAGAAAGAAAATCAAAGCATTTTAAGATTAACAAATACAGTTCTTGAAGATTTTGATGATCGCATTCCAGAATTCAGAAGAGAAAGCTGCTTAGAGGGTTGGAAATATTTTATACAACAAAGCCTCCCCTCTTTTTTAGATCAATAG
- a CDS encoding TerB family tellurite resistance protein, whose translation MVDKEKLYETLGELLYVVAMADGVIQKEEKEALNKLFENHTWASEIIWSFEYEEAKHSSVEEVYNKVINVCHAHGPAAEYTEFVSAMKIIADAADGIDENEQKVIRSFSTDLIERFQRDLDRFN comes from the coding sequence ATGGTAGATAAAGAAAAACTATACGAAACGCTTGGAGAACTTCTTTATGTGGTCGCAATGGCAGATGGTGTAATTCAGAAAGAAGAAAAAGAAGCTTTAAATAAATTATTTGAAAATCATACATGGGCTTCTGAAATCATTTGGTCTTTTGAATATGAAGAGGCTAAACATTCATCAGTCGAAGAAGTTTACAACAAAGTCATAAATGTATGCCATGCTCATGGTCCTGCTGCAGAATACACAGAGTTTGTCTCTGCCATGAAAATAATTGCTGATGCTGCAGATGGAATTGACGAAAATGAACAGAAAGTGATTCGTTCGTTTTCAACAGATCTGATTGAGCGCTTCCAACGAGACTTAGATCGTTTCAACTAA
- a CDS encoding M42 family metallopeptidase encodes MEQLNFDLLKQISETPGAPGYEKPIRDFMISQVKDLCDEWYTDNIGNLITVKRGSNNPENKKVMLAAHIDEIGFMVKHIDDKGYIRFHTLGGFDPKTLTSLRVIVHGKKDLVGVMGSKPIHSMSPEERNKVMKSEEYYIDLGLPKEEVEKYVSVGNPITRKQEMIEVGNCINGKSLDNRICVYALLEVLKDLKGKEIPYDLYATFTVQEEVGLRGAHVAAHHINPDFGIAIDVTVGNDVPNIAPQDQVSALGEGCAIKIFDAGTICDYRMVEFLKQTAEKHDIQNQHEILTAGGTDTAGIQRMSEEGAIAGAISIPLRYLHQTTEMAHANDVITMVNLLVKSLEDIDKFDWSH; translated from the coding sequence ATGGAACAATTAAACTTTGACTTGCTAAAACAAATCTCTGAGACTCCAGGAGCTCCAGGTTATGAAAAACCAATCAGAGATTTTATGATATCTCAAGTAAAAGATTTGTGTGATGAATGGTATACAGATAATATCGGTAACCTAATCACTGTAAAAAGAGGTAGTAATAACCCAGAAAACAAAAAAGTGATGCTTGCCGCTCATATCGATGAGATTGGTTTCATGGTAAAGCATATTGATGATAAAGGTTATATCCGTTTTCATACACTAGGTGGATTTGACCCAAAAACATTGACATCTCTTCGTGTAATTGTACACGGCAAAAAAGACTTAGTTGGAGTGATGGGCTCAAAACCTATTCACTCTATGAGCCCAGAAGAACGTAATAAGGTCATGAAATCGGAAGAGTACTATATTGACCTTGGCCTTCCAAAAGAAGAAGTAGAAAAATACGTTTCTGTAGGAAATCCAATCACGCGTAAGCAAGAAATGATTGAGGTTGGAAACTGTATCAATGGTAAATCATTAGACAACCGTATTTGTGTTTATGCATTATTAGAGGTTTTAAAGGACTTGAAAGGAAAAGAAATTCCTTATGACTTGTATGCAACTTTTACAGTTCAAGAAGAAGTTGGTTTGAGAGGCGCTCATGTGGCTGCCCATCACATCAATCCAGACTTCGGAATCGCAATTGATGTCACTGTTGGTAATGACGTTCCTAACATTGCACCTCAAGATCAAGTAAGTGCCTTAGGTGAAGGATGCGCTATCAAGATTTTTGATGCTGGAACGATCTGCGACTACCGTATGGTTGAGTTCTTAAAACAAACAGCGGAGAAACACGACATTCAAAATCAGCACGAAATTTTAACTGCGGGAGGTACTGATACAGCAGGAATTCAGCGTATGAGTGAAGAAGGAGCGATTGCTGGAGCGATTTCTATTCCATTAAGATATTTACATCAAACCACAGAAATGGCACATGCCAATGATGTAATTACAATGGTTAATCTTTTAGTAAAATCACTAGAAGATATTGACAAATTTGATTGGAGCCATTAA
- a CDS encoding fumarate reductase/succinate dehydrogenase flavoprotein subunit: MTLNSNIPQGPLAEKWTKHKFDSKLVNPANKRKFDIIVVGTGLAGASAAASLAELGYNVKNFCFQDSPRRAHSIAAQGGINAAKNYQNDGDSVFRLFYDTIKGGDYRSREANVYRLAEVSVDIIDQCVAQGVPFARDYGGLLANRSFGGAQVSRTFYARGQTGQQLLLGAYSALSRQVNKGKVKLYTRTEMLDVVTIDGHAKGIVTRDLVTGKIESHAGHAVLLCTGGYGNVFFLSTNAMGSNGSAAWRAYKKGAMFANPCFTQIHPTCIPVSGDHQSKLTLMSESLRNDGRVWVPKEQSKAKGLSAKDAVNLPESERDYYLERRYPSFGNLVPRDVASRNAKYACDEGRGVGNTGLAVFLDFADAIKRDGRDVIEQKYGNLFDMYMQITGDNPYEMPMMIYPAVHYTMGGLWVDYNLMTTVPGLYALGEANFSDHGANRLGASALMQGLADGYFVAPYTIGNYIASLPLGEKVDVNHPEFKKAEADVKARIETLMNIGGNQTPDDLHKKLGKIMWDYCGMSRNAEGLKKAKGMIQELRKEFWSDLKMIGINEELNITLEKALRVADFMELGELMVDDALMREESCGGHFREESQTEEGEAKRMDDEYSFVGAWEYKGDDQQAVLNKEVLEFENVKLTQRSYK, from the coding sequence ATGACTTTAAATTCTAATATTCCTCAAGGACCGTTAGCAGAAAAGTGGACGAAACACAAGTTTGATAGCAAGCTTGTAAACCCGGCTAACAAAAGAAAATTTGACATCATTGTAGTAGGTACTGGTTTGGCTGGTGCTTCAGCGGCTGCTTCTTTGGCAGAGCTAGGCTACAATGTTAAAAACTTCTGTTTCCAAGATTCACCTCGTCGTGCGCACTCTATTGCAGCACAAGGTGGTATCAACGCAGCAAAGAATTACCAAAATGACGGTGACTCTGTGTTCCGTCTTTTCTATGATACAATTAAAGGTGGTGACTACAGATCAAGAGAAGCAAACGTTTATCGTTTGGCAGAAGTATCTGTAGATATCATTGACCAATGTGTTGCTCAAGGTGTACCATTCGCTCGTGATTACGGTGGGCTATTGGCTAACCGTTCATTTGGTGGTGCTCAAGTATCACGTACGTTCTACGCACGTGGTCAAACGGGACAACAATTGCTTTTGGGTGCTTATTCTGCACTTTCAAGACAAGTGAACAAAGGTAAAGTTAAGCTTTACACACGTACTGAGATGCTAGACGTTGTAACTATCGACGGACATGCAAAAGGTATCGTGACTCGTGACCTTGTTACTGGTAAAATCGAATCGCACGCAGGACATGCTGTTCTTCTTTGTACTGGTGGATACGGCAACGTATTCTTCCTTTCTACTAACGCTATGGGATCTAACGGTTCTGCAGCTTGGAGAGCGTACAAGAAAGGTGCGATGTTCGCTAACCCTTGTTTCACACAAATTCACCCTACTTGTATTCCTGTATCAGGAGATCACCAATCGAAATTGACTTTGATGTCAGAGTCACTTCGTAACGATGGTCGTGTATGGGTTCCAAAAGAGCAGTCTAAGGCAAAAGGACTTTCAGCAAAAGATGCTGTAAACCTTCCTGAGTCTGAAAGAGACTACTACTTGGAAAGAAGATACCCTTCATTCGGTAACTTGGTACCTCGTGACGTTGCATCTCGTAACGCAAAGTACGCTTGTGACGAAGGACGTGGTGTGGGTAACACTGGTTTGGCTGTATTCTTGGATTTCGCTGATGCAATCAAGCGTGACGGTCGTGATGTTATCGAGCAAAAGTACGGTAACTTGTTCGACATGTACATGCAGATCACTGGTGACAATCCTTATGAAATGCCAATGATGATCTATCCTGCAGTTCACTACACAATGGGTGGTCTTTGGGTAGATTACAACTTGATGACAACTGTTCCTGGTCTTTATGCTTTAGGAGAGGCTAACTTCTCAGATCATGGTGCTAACCGTTTGGGAGCATCTGCATTGATGCAAGGTTTGGCTGATGGTTATTTTGTAGCTCCTTACACAATTGGTAACTACATCGCTTCTTTACCTCTAGGTGAGAAAGTAGATGTAAACCATCCTGAGTTCAAAAAAGCTGAAGCTGACGTAAAAGCGCGTATCGAGACATTGATGAACATCGGCGGTAACCAAACGCCAGATGACTTACACAAGAAATTGGGTAAAATCATGTGGGATTACTGTGGTATGTCTCGTAACGCTGAAGGCTTGAAAAAAGCAAAAGGCATGATTCAAGAACTTCGTAAAGAATTCTGGTCAGACTTGAAAATGATCGGTATCAACGAAGAGTTGAACATTACATTGGAAAAAGCACTTCGTGTTGCTGACTTCATGGAATTGGGTGAGCTTATGGTAGATGATGCACTTATGAGAGAAGAATCTTGTGGTGGTCACTTCCGTGAAGAATCTCAAACTGAAGAAGGTGAAGCTAAGCGTATGGATGATGAGTATTCATTCGTAGGAGCTTGGGAATACAAAGGTGATGACCAACAAGCAGTACTTAACAAAGAAGTGCTTGAATTTGAAAATGTTAAATTGACTCAGAGAAGTTATAAATAA
- a CDS encoding bestrophin family protein: MYIFKSISVGKVFLFTWHHIIWINLWMTSVALFYKYCDLDWLTLPWLPLSVIGTAVAFYVGFKNNNAYDRMWEARKIWGGIVNSSRAWGSSIKGFVTDRTAEELYTDSELHSFRQKMISRHIAWLYALRSQLLVIAPWEHANQRGMIGVAGKRYRKMFGVGLVEDEVTKIELEHFLPSEEYERLIHCQNTATQIIDQQSEDLKILREKGLIDDFRHMQLQSILGDFYTHQGKCKRIKKFPLPRQYGNMSSTLVTIFIFLLPFGMITEFMKLGEWAMWLSVPITSIVAWVYVMMEITGDYSENPFQGMANDIPMLSMCRSIEIDLREMLGEKELPPAIQAKNGILM, from the coding sequence ATGTATATTTTTAAGAGTATAAGTGTCGGTAAAGTTTTCCTTTTCACTTGGCATCACATTATTTGGATAAACCTATGGATGACAAGTGTTGCATTATTCTACAAATACTGTGATTTAGATTGGCTTACTTTACCTTGGCTTCCACTTTCTGTGATTGGTACTGCTGTTGCATTTTATGTAGGTTTTAAGAATAACAATGCTTATGATAGAATGTGGGAGGCTCGGAAAATATGGGGAGGAATAGTAAACTCTAGCAGAGCTTGGGGAAGTTCGATTAAGGGTTTTGTAACAGATCGAACAGCAGAAGAGTTATATACGGATTCTGAACTTCACTCTTTTCGTCAGAAAATGATTTCCAGACATATTGCTTGGTTGTATGCTTTAAGAAGTCAACTTTTAGTAATAGCACCATGGGAACATGCCAACCAAAGAGGGATGATAGGAGTAGCAGGAAAACGGTATCGGAAGATGTTTGGAGTAGGTTTGGTTGAAGATGAAGTAACAAAAATAGAACTGGAACACTTTCTTCCTTCTGAAGAATATGAACGTCTAATTCATTGTCAGAATACAGCCACACAAATTATAGATCAACAATCTGAAGATTTAAAAATTCTCAGAGAAAAAGGATTGATTGATGATTTTAGACATATGCAACTACAATCTATTCTAGGAGATTTCTATACACATCAAGGAAAGTGCAAACGAATTAAGAAGTTTCCATTGCCTAGACAATATGGAAATATGAGTTCTACATTAGTTACTATTTTCATTTTCTTACTCCCTTTTGGGATGATTACCGAGTTTATGAAACTCGGAGAATGGGCAATGTGGCTTTCTGTCCCGATTACGTCTATAGTCGCTTGGGTATATGTTATGATGGAAATTACAGGTGATTATTCAGAAAACCCCTTCCAGGGAATGGCCAATGATATTCCTATGCTCTCAATGTGCAGAAGTATAGAAATAGACTTAAGAGAAATGCTAGGAGAGAAAGAGCTACCTCCAGCTATTCAAGCTAAAAACGGCATATTGATGTAG